Below is a window of Vulpes vulpes isolate BD-2025 chromosome 5, VulVul3, whole genome shotgun sequence DNA.
gagccacccaggctgcccaataaataaaatcttaaaaaaaaaaaaaaaaaaaaaaaaaaccaggaagagAAATGAGACAAAGTTAAGGGAAGGTGGACATCAGTACCCGCACAAAATGAGAGCATAAAGACGTTCCTGTGCTCAGTGGCCTGAGAAACAGGTTTCCAAAAGGTTAAGTGCCTTGCTCAAGGTAATGCAGCAAGGAGTTCCTTGAATTTGCCTCTAAGCTTCCTAGCATGAAGAGCTGGCAACCCTGTAGTTTAGGATAAAGCAGTACAACCACCCTTGACCCAGAGATGAAGGTGAAATCGCCTCCATGGGGCCTCACAGAGAGGAGGTGCCATGTGACAGTGGCTCGAGGACAACGTGCTGCACAGGGACGTTCTCTCGGTAGAGGCTGACTGCATCCATCAGCAGGCAGCTTACTGCGACCTGTTCCCCAGTAGTATGGCTGATGCCTAGGGCAATCTCACAGGATCTGTTTTGATTCTCAGCCAGGCTTCTGGTTCTGGCTGTAGGTCAAGTTCATGTACTCTTGTGGGCTCAAGACAGCCACTGGAGTGTGGGCTTATGCTCGGGGAACCCAGTGCTCAGCCAGCAGTTGGGCTGGGGTTGGTGAGATCCTTCCAGATAAAGTGCAAGCTTGAGAAGGAGGGGTTCAGGCCCTTGTGTCCCTAGTCCTGCTTCCTCCAGAGGGCTCTGCAGAATATTGTAGGGGCTGCTTCAACCTACACACCTGGGTTGATGGTACTTTAAGTTCTCTCCTGGCCCTTCTAGCTTGGTATGTTCTAGAGCAGGTGAATCCAAGTGGCCTGCTGGGCCTTCTAATTCTCAGTTCAGTCCCTGCAGCACAGCCAGTTGGGGGCAGTAAAATTTCTGGACCGGGGAGTGGTACTGCAGATGTCTAGGACCTGCCTCTGGAGTCAGACCTTGGTTCCAATCTCTATTCTGCTGTGTGCCCTACATCAAACCACATAACCTTCTGTGCCTCTCTATGATGGTGCTAATGATCATACCCACCTCACAGCATTGTCTGGCACGTAGGAGGCACCCAGTAAATGTTACCCGTTGTTCCTACTATCAAGTATAACTCAAGTAAGGGTGGAGGTTATATGCTGGGTGGGGTGACAGGGGCTCTGACAGGAcccagaggcaaggaaggatgcAGCTTCCTACCCTTCCTACCCTTCCTACCCTTTGCCAATCCTGAGCTGAGCCCTTATCCCTCTGAAACAGGGGCCCTGCTCTCTGCCCAACCCCCTAGCTTCCCAAGCAGTGTGTATGTACCCAACTATTTCTTCaaaaagctgagttcaaatccttAGCTGAGGGCTCTAGGTAGGTTACTTTACCTCTTGGAGCCTCAATTTTTTCAtctaaaatggcaataataatagcACATCCTTCATGATCCGATGGaatgcctggcacctagtaatTGCTGCTCTTCTCGTGGAGGACAGAGAAGCTCAGAACTGCCCCAGATGCAGTGACAGTGGGCCCTGGATCCCCACCTGCTCAGCTTTCTTATCCTCTTCTCTACCTAGAGGATCCCTGGGACTGAGAAGTGCCAGTGTGGCAGCCACCTGCCTGGCTCCACTATGCATGGGtggtctccctcccctccctgaacCCAGTTTCCTTTGGATCCCAAATGGGGAGTACCAttccctgtcttccttccttccctacagCCTGCTGAGGCACAGTAGCTTCCACAGGGCTAGGAAAGCTCCCTCTTGCAGGCTAGGCCTGAACCCAGGATTAACTTCCTATAGTTCTCCCTGCAGTAGCCACAGGAGTACAGCAAGAGTCTGCTGTGGGGTAGATAAAACCACTCACCATTGAGCATCGGGGGTGTAGAAGGAGATCCCAAGGAGGATGAGTCATCTGAATCCAGGTACCACGCAGCTTCATCCAAGCGGGACCTTCTcctggggagtggaggggagttGGACTTCATGAATCTCAGAACTACTGAGAGGTGGACAATGCCGGGCTGGGGGCACTCAGGCGCTCACCTCCCATTCTGGGCTTCCCCAGGCTTGGGGGAACTGGGACCCCAGGCCCAGCATGCTCGCCGCTCTCCATTGCTGGAGTCCTCCAGACGCCGGGGGGATTGGCGGCCCCATGCCTGGCCTGGTTCTGCAGGCTCCACTGTAGGTGGAAAACCAGGGAgtctgagctgaggtcaagaacCCTATCATGAGAGGTGGGCACCAGGGACAACTTCTTAGAGGATGGGGGATGAGGCTGGAACCCATACCATTCTGAGGGTGGGTTTGGGGCCACAGAGAATTTGAGCAGAACTGAGATGGGGTAGGTGGGTTTGTGTCCTGGGGCTAGCAATGTGGTGGGACATCTCATCTAGTCCTTCTGCTGGCATCTGTGCTTAATAGTTAGCACACTGTGGCAAActtgcctgggtttgaattctggcccTGCCCAtcattagctgtgtgacattaggcaagttacttttttcacttttctcttctccaaatttagataaaatgaatgCTGTCCAGGGAACTTGGAACTATCAGTCTAGAGACAGGGAAGGGAGCCTGGATGTGGGGAGTTAGAGGAGGAGACAGTGGGTGGAATCCACCTCCTAAGACAAGGTCTGAAAGAAAGATAAGGGGcggggtgtatgtgtgtggggtgggggggaagcatgGGAAGAGGTTTCTTACACTGGATTGCCCGGAACCGGGGGAAGGTGGGCGAATCCCCAGCTCCGACCTCGAAGACATTTCTCCTCCGGTCCAGGCCAGGTGAGGCCTGCACAGTGATGCGGTGTTTGAAATCTGGTGTTGGGGGGAAAGCAGGGTACAGGTTTGTGGTGGACAAGAGCCAGGATTCCAACCGTCAGGGTCCTCTCGGCCAGCTCCCAGGCCACCAAGGCAGCGCAAGGACCGGGCCTGGCACGGCGGCTGTGTGACCGAGGCGAGCATCACTACCTTCACGGGCCCCAGGTTCTCGGTAAGAAAAGCAGCCAGCCTGGACGCCGCCACCATCAGAAGTGAGGGACTCGCTGATTCCCGGGAGGACACCGTCCGGGTCCCCAAGGCCTCACCGGCACTTTCCcgaccccgcccctccccggccgcCAGCAAAGATTTCCACCAGAACCCGCCCACACGCGGAAACAGCGCTGcgggccccacccctcccagcgTTCAGTTTGCAGGCCCGCCCACCAACACCCCGGCCAATCCGTGTGGCCAGCGCGGCCTGACCCCACCCTCCGCTCACGCAGCCAACGGCTGGGCGGTgcgccgggccccgccccttACCGAGGGGCATGCTGATGCGCTCGCCGCCGTCCCGCGCGCGGAGCTTGCTGCGCTTGAAGGTGCCGCGCCGGCGGCGGACGTGCGGCCGCTCGCGGTCCACCTGCTGCAGTAGCAGCGTCAGCTCGCGCTCGAACACCTccaactcccactgagccagcaggtgctcGCGCCGCCGCAGCTGCTCCGCCTGTGACCGCTGCTCACGCGCCGCGCGGGTCAGCTCCTCCTCGCGGCTCAGAAGTTCCTGTGCCCGGAACAGTGAAGGCGGTGGGATCAGCCGGGTCTGGGCCCTAGCGTCgccaccccccccgccccaaggAAACCGGGGAGGCACTTCCCGGCGTTTCTTTCCAACCTCGTGACCCCCCACCTTTTCCTTGGCCCGCAGCTCATCGAAGAGGCCTTGGATCTCGCGCTTCCAGCCTTCCTGCATGGAATGGAAGGAGTCCCGCGGCATTTCCCGCAGGACTTGCGCCTCTAGCGCCTCCAGCTGCTGCAGGATGGAGGCAAAGTCGGGCCTGCGATGGGGGTCCTGCGCCCAGCAGTCTGGGGACACGGAGTGGAGGGGGGGACAGAATGAGAAGGGGTCTGTGGGTGGATGTGTCTTGTGCCCAGGAGCTCTGtcccgccccctccagccccttccccttACCTGCCATGAGCTGTGCGAAGGGCTCAGGGCAGGTGGATGGGATGGGCAACGTGAGCTTGTTGACGGCTACTCCGTAGGCCACAGCAAGGCAGTCGATACCACGGTAGGGCACCTCCCCAGTCAGCAACTCCCACAGCAGCACCCCGAAACTGTGGGCGAGACAAAAGGTCTGTATCCACTCCTCTACCTACTCATCGCCATTTCACCCCAAAACAACTAGGAACCAAATGACGGGTCCCTCTCCACTGGGCACTGCCTCTCTACCCAGCCCTAGATTTTGGCAGCCACCTGTGTCCTCCTCAGCCCCACAGATGGCCTTGCCCAGTCTCTACCCAGGTCTCACCTCCAGACATCACTGCCCTTAGAGAAGGTGGAAGCCTTGATGACCTCAGGAGCCATCCAGGCATAGGTGCCTGCAGCACTCATTTGTGTGGTTTTGTGCCACTCTCGGGCCAGGCCAAAGTCCGTTATCTTCAAGGTCTTGTGGTCCATGTCATCACCTTCAATGGGCTGCAGCAGCAGAACTGGGGAAAAGGGGGGCTGGATTGTGGGTGCTCCACATCAGGtagtggggacaggggaggagctAGGAGCAAGCCATCACCTGACAGACATGCAGGCTAGGTACTGGGAGCATAGAAGTGATCTTGCTCTGGAGAGTTCACAGCTGGGGTTGGGGTAGAATCAGAGAGAAATAGCAATACTGGGAAACTTGCGGAGGGGCTACTTGGGGCGGGGCATATACACTCAGCTCTAACACTCACAAAGAAATCTCTGAGGTACACaccattatcctcattttatagaaaaggaaactgggCAGAGAAACAACTTGCCAagatcatctgcaaataaagaacaaatttcCACCACATCTATGTGGTTCTAAATCCAGTGTTCTAACTTTTCTCTAATGCTGCATTGGATAGAAACCCAATGTGTCTTGTCATGTTGCtgaagcagaagaatgaactaGAACCTCTCttgggaggggagcaggagggaacaGGAGGGAACTCCTTGGTGAGAGAGGAAGCCCAGCAGGCCCCTGGTCCCCTTATCGCCTCTTGGCTAGTACACCACTCCCGGGAGAGAAAGACTCCAACAAAAGACGTCTACTGATGCAGTTGGATGTGAAGAAATAGGGGGTCTAAGAACTGAAggttcttagaaaagaaagaagctgggGACAAATGTAGGAGTGGATGGTCAGACTTGGCAGGGGCTCATGGTGTTGACCCAGATGGGGCCACCAAACTCTGtacagagaggagaagcagcaaCTTGCAAATCTCTCATCAGGACAAACGTGGCTCAAATGAGAAGGTTTTGAGGACAGAAAGGGGATAAAGTCATAGAATAATCGAGGGTTTGAAAGGGCCTCTCACTTTTCTACTTACTGCAGAGAAGTGACATCCAAGCCAAATACCTTCCTGCACATATGTCATTTTAGGGCACATGCACCTCTCAGCTCTCCTGTCCAGGGTGACAGCACCCTTCTGGGCACAGCTCAAGGtactggggctggggcagaggggatGGACACCTAACCTAACCTGGCAAAGTGGAGGACTTCTCAGGGCTGGTGGTGGAACTAGGATATTCAGTTTTCCAGGCATAAAGCTATAACCCCCGATCCTGCTGCAGGCCAAACTCTCTGGGCCTTGTGGGGGCAACTGGTACTGCTGTCCACCTGCTCCCTTCTGTCTTTGATTCTGGggcctctgcctgcttctgctgcccccccccccccccacttttaaagattttatttatttattcatgagagataccgagaGAGGCAGGCTCACTGCTGGTgggactctgatcccaggacccggggatcatgacctgagtcactcaaccaccgagccacccaggtgccctttctgCTGTTTCCTTAGGCCCTCCTCTAACCTCAGCCTTTCCAGTGCCAGTGTTCCTCAGAGCCTGGCCTCTCCTCAACCTCTGCCCACTGCCCTCAGGCTGTCTTGGCCTCTCCCAAGTGCCCCACTGCCCACTCCCCATTGGCTTCTCCCACATTTGGAGCTCTAGGTCGGAAACCAATTCAGCTGCCCATCACTGCCCTGTCTGATGTCCAAAGGCCCTCAAGAACCACCTTCATCATCCTACCATACCAGCAAATCTTCCTACAATTTCTCCTGATTCAGAGAATGGTCCTACAATCCACCCTCTCCTCTGAGCCAGACTGACTGGGCAGAGAAACAACTTGCCAAGATCCCCAACTTGCTGAGTCCCAAACAATTAATAAAgctaaggatgaaaaaaaaaaaaaataaagctaaggaTGATAACAAAACCCACCTCAGATGGTTGTCATAAGTATTTAAcaagatcacttttttttttttttaagtaggctccacaaccCAGTgtgcagcccaacatggggcttgaactcacagccctgagatcaagatttgagctgagatcaagttggatgctcaactgactgagcaacccagacacCCAAACAAGATCATACTTCTTAAATCCTTAGCCCAGGGGGTGACATCTAGTATGAGTACCCTAAAGATTGTCAGCTGTCCTAAAGATTAGTCCTCTACCTTCTCATATGGACTCTCCTTGCTGTCCTTTGTCAAGGGTCCTCCCGGCTTTGCAACAGCCTCTGTCCTGGCTGTTGGAAGCTCAGAACTGGACCACTTAGTAGACACTACACAAGCTCATTCCAAAGCAGAACCacagcagggtgggggcaggtggctgGAGTGGGACCAGGCAAAGGGGTCTATGTGTGGAGGCTGGAGAGGGACTCCCATCTCCTCTGGTAACAGGACCCACCCATCCTCTTCAAGACCAACTGGTCAGGTCTCTAGCCACTCGTACCTCACAGACCAGTGAAGGGCTTCTGCATCAGCCTCTCTGGCTGAGGGGCCAGCCTCCTCTTTTCCATCAGGtaatctgaggcccagagacacaCAGCCTCTCATCCGAAATCTTGGGACATCTTTGTCCTAGTGGCCTGTCACCTCCCACCACCAACTTGGCCTGACACTTTTGAAGCCTCATCCTCACCTCTGCATTCCCTGCTTTTTTCCAAGTGCCCTGAATTTGTCCCAACCTGATCTGCCCCTTTGGTGTATGATTTAGACCTTGGGGAAGGGGTGGTCAGGGGCCACCTGGAGCGGAGAAGGCTGGAGACCCCAAGCTCAGTCCCATTCAgggccctggcccccagccccctccccaggccagccTCTGTGGGGCCAGGGAGTGGCCTGGGCAGCTCACGCCTCTTCCGCTTCCCTCCCATGGTCCCTACTTCTCCTTTCTGGGAGGCTGAGACCAGGTCTCCAACTGGGAAGGGAGTCCTTTGGGGGAGAAATTGGGGGAGGTCTGACCCAGGCTGGGCTGGCTGGTCAGTCCTGTGACTCGTGGGCCCAGAGAATTCCCCCTCCACTCCCCGCCAAGCTTCCTCACAAGGCCCCCATTGTCCAGGAAAATCACGCCATTGTTTCCTGCCTGTGCCCCCCCCAGCCCAGGGACTCCCCCCACCATCCCACAGACAGCACCCCAAGCCGAGGACTGGGGTCTCCAAGGTGGGAGGCCAGGCTCAGCGAGGCTGAGGGCACCTGGCCTGTCCTTCACCATCACCCAGACTCTGGGAGAGAAACAGGGGAAGGGGGGGATGCAATCcctggctccttcctctcccaCAGCACCCCCCTCCCTTGGTTCTTTCCTCCCCGGCaggcagctggggtggggagggagcagaggctggagcaggggcaggaagCCGGCTCAGGGGCAGCAGGAAACGCAGGAAgcagtggggagggtggggagcaggggcctgggctattgttccatttttttctggaaagaaaactggaggaaaaacagaagaagggAGTCCCCTCCCCCAAAGCCTTCGGGGAATCTCCCTTGGattggggcagggagtgggggtccCTGGAGGGCTAGCGCCAGGCTGAGCAGTGAGAAGTACCCCACTGGATGAGAGGAGTAGGTGGGGTGGCTGGCAGGCCTTCCCTTGTCCCTCCGGGCCTGGCAAGGACTCGGATATTACTGTGTCATGGCGTCCTACTCCCCACAAGCCACTTGTATATGGCCAGCCCAAGCCAGGAGGTCCAAAATATCCATGCTCACCCGCCACCAAGAGCTGCCCAAGCCTCTCCAATAACCCATCAATTCCTTCTGCACTTCCTATTGCTCTACAGCCTGGACCCTGGTCCCCCCTCCCCTGGCAAATCTAGCCCTGTGTCCCCACTACTGGGGGCAGGGTAGGTGGCTCTGAGTCCTGCCTCTTTGCCTTTGCTCTGGTCATGTTCTACCTGAACATCCAACAGGGTGCCTGCTTGTGGCCTGGTGTGAAGCTTATctgctccaggaagccctctgaACCTGTCACTCGCTTGTCTTGGGCCCATGCTGGGCAGTGTGTTGGGCCTTAAATGGCTAGAGATGCTGTACTGGACTGCTTGAGTCTCCCTTAACCCCACCAGGCCCACCCTAAGTGCTAATTCCAGGCAAAGCCCTCTAGGTGATCCAGCCCTCGAATGTTCCCCCACATAGCTGCagacccactgtgtgccaggcagcaGACACCAGGCTCACCCAGCCCCTTACACCATTTCACCTTCCTGGTCACTCCCTTTTTACAGAGTCCAAAATTGAGGCTCTGAGTTGAAATAACCAGTTAAAGGTCATGCAGTCAGGGGTATGGGCAGAGCCAGAATTCCAGCCCTGTCCCCAGCCTTGACCACCACCGGTTTGGTGGGGGCTTTCCTCTCCAAGATCTCTGTTCTGGAGGAGCTTCCTACCCCAAGAACAGAGAGCATCAACAGCATGGGCATGAACTTTAGGGGGGAAGAAGATGACTGCCAGCATCCAGAGCTCTACTGCCTTGAAGTGGTGCCCATGGTTAGGCAGGACACTTATGGCTCACTTGAGAGATCCCAATTTTTTAACCTGGTGGCTGTGAGCCAGGGTCAAAGACTCCTGAGGCTGGGGCGTGAAGTACTGTTTGGTGCCTGGGTCTCCTGCTTTGTGGCCAGTGTGGGTAAATGGCACCCCGACTCTACTAGGACTCCCCTAGGGAAGGAGCTCCTGCCTCGAGTAGATCCCCAGGGGACTCAGCTGAGAAGTTGGCTGGTGTGTGCTTGGGCTGTGCCACCCTCCAACCATGCTCCCCAAAACTCACTGTTGTTGGACTTGAGGTCTCGGTGGATGACAGGCACCAGGGCCTCACAGTGCAGGTAATGCATCCCACGGGCAATCTGCACAGCCCAGTTGACCAGTACGTGGGGGGGCACACGCCGCCCAGCCAGGGCACGGCTGAGGGGCCCACCAGCTGCGTACTCCATCACCAAGCACAGGTTGGGCTCCTCCAGGCACACGGCCTTGAGGGCAATGATGTTGGGGTGTGCCAGCATGGCGAAAAGCCGGGCCTCCTGGCGCACACTCTCGGCTGTCACACTGATGTCCTCATCGGGGTCCTGGCGAGCTGCCTTCACAGCCACCAGCTCACCCCGCCAGCTGCCGCGGTAGACCTTGCCGAAGCCACCGATGCCGATCACCTCCTCCAGCCGCAGCTCTTGGAAGCTGGCCACCTCGCAAGGGGGTGGGCCACCGCCCCGAGACACATAGTTGGATGGAAAGATGCCCACCTGGCCACCCACCTGGCCGGCCCACCAGCCCTCATCGCCTGAGATAGCTGCATCCCGGGACAGCACCTCCACACGGTCGCCCTTTCTCAGGGCCAGTTCATCCTGCCCATTGGGCTCATAGTCAAACAGGGCTGTCCACACGGGGTTGGCATAAGCCGCTGTCTTCGGGGACCCCTCTGGCCAGCCTCCGCCACtacccccaccgcccccaccgcCACTGCTGTTCCATGACCCCAGCGGGCTCTTGAGAAAGAGGTTCTTCAAGGGCTCCATGGCTGGAGTTGATTTGGGGGCAAGCAGGGTATCTTCCCTGGGTGCCCCTGGTCCCCACCCCTGCTGGCTGCTGAGGCCCCCTAGTCCCGGAACCTGGGCATCCGGGCCCTGGCCCTCAGCTCCAGACCCACACCTCTCTGGGGAGCCAGGAGTATTGACTCCTGGCCCCCCGCATCTCGGGCTTCTAGAGGGCCACCCAGAGCAGTGTGGTCAGGCTCTGGGGGTGGGACCCCGGGGCCTCCTGCATCTCACCATGGCCAGCTTGGAGGGGCCTGAAGTCCCTCCGTCCCAGAGCAGTCCTGGGAGATTGGCTCCAGCACTCGCCAAGTGCAAGGTGGGGTCCGCAACGGGCAGCGCGGGGACTCCGTTGGGTCTCTTTGCGCAGGGGGTGGCTGGAGTGTTCCTAGTTTGGTCGAGCTGCCGCTTCCCAGTCCGGCTCCCTCAGCCCGACGGCTCCAACCCcgttcccttcttcctcctccctttgtACTTTGGCCCCGGGGGCgggaggcagaggtggagggtggAGTTTCACTTTTTTCCGCTCTTCTCCCTCTTGCAGGAAACAGCATCAGATGACGCGGGCGGGTAGCGCTGCTCCCCTCCCAGAGGCTGCCGGCGCCGGTCCCGGGAGTTCCCGGGTAGGCGGGCAATGAAGGGCAGGAGGGGATGATCGCCCCGAACACCCATCGCAGAAGGTTCAGGGTCAGGGTTGGTCTTTGCTAAGGACAGGCCATCCCTTCCGCATCCGCATCCTCAAAACGGGGTAAAGAACCTGGCTTGGCAGTGGGGCAAGCCTAGTCTTGGCTCCGAAGTTGCAGGACTGCATAACTCATCTTCTCGCCTCCTTCCCTTCATAGCTGAAATAGGGACCAGAAGCTCTGCTTGGGATGGGAGTGGGCAAGACTGGAAGACGGAACTGGCTGCATCTCAAACTCTTGGAACGAGTTGTCTAAGACTGTCCTCTTCCCCTTACCTGGGAAACAATCCACTTCTTCACCCCTAGCCAAGTGGGCGGAAACCTGAGACTGTAATTCTGAACTTCGCCCAGTGGTTGGATTCAGAAGAGCTAAATTGCCCTTACAGCTGCTGGATGGAcatcccccaccccgcccccccccccccattgcctTGAGCCTGTCACTTTAAGAAAAGCGACTCTATCCTATTTCTATTATTCATGCCTGTTCTGGAGGGTAGCTCTCTACCCGCTAAGTCTGAGCTCTGACCCGGAAGTAGAGGCTGCTTGGGGCGAGAGTGCGGGTATGCGGTCCTACACTGAAAGGGGCGGACCGAGAGGGGCGTGCCTTGGTGGTACACAACTATCGCAGTAGCCCCGAGAAGTCCACGCCTTTTTTTGCTCCGCCTCCTGTAACTCACTGAGAGAGTTTTGTGCCAGTTAATCCCGCCATTACTCAGTGGCCACTCAACTATCCCTTCGGTTCCGCCCAGGGGTGTCTGCTGGGTTGACAACGCCTAGGTGTGCGCATGCGCCCTAGCACTACCACTTTTGGAGCTCTTTTAGGCCTGGACTCCGCGCACGCCCAAAGGGCTCCCCCGCGTCTTAGCGCTCCACAACCTTCCTGCGCGTGCGTCAGGTTTCAGGCCTTCAAGTTTTCCTTTTCCGGGTCCCAACTAGGCCGGTCGGGCGCATGCGCCACTGCTGGCTGGCGGCTCGCTGCTCCTTCCGGCCTCCCCCTTGGGCCGGGTCCCGCAGTAGCCGGGCGATCGCGGAGACCGAAGCGAGTGACCTGCAACCCCGGAAGTGGACCTCAGGGTCCCGGGGCTCTCCCCGGGCCGGAGCCGAGGGAGCCGTCGCCTGCATCCCCGGAGCACCCACCCCACGCCTATCTCTGGATGCCGCCGACGAGGGTCTGGCCCGTGCCCCGCGCCTGTCTACCGGCTCGGCCTCTCGGAGCAGTtctgggccaggggtgggggcctGGACCCCGCCCCTGATGAGGCTCCACCCCCGCGTCCAGGCCTCGCACCGCTGACTGCCCGggt
It encodes the following:
- the MAP3K11 gene encoding mitogen-activated protein kinase kinase kinase 11, with amino-acid sequence MEPLKNLFLKSPLGSWNSSGGGGGGGSGGGWPEGSPKTAAYANPVWTALFDYEPNGQDELALRKGDRVEVLSRDAAISGDEGWWAGQVGGQVGIFPSNYVSRGGGPPPCEVASFQELRLEEVIGIGGFGKVYRGSWRGELVAVKAARQDPDEDISVTAESVRQEARLFAMLAHPNIIALKAVCLEEPNLCLVMEYAAGGPLSRALAGRRVPPHVLVNWAVQIARGMHYLHCEALVPVIHRDLKSNNILLLQPIEGDDMDHKTLKITDFGLAREWHKTTQMSAAGTYAWMAPEVIKASTFSKGSDVWSFGVLLWELLTGEVPYRGIDCLAVAYGVAVNKLTLPIPSTCPEPFAQLMADCWAQDPHRRPDFASILQQLEALEAQVLREMPRDSFHSMQEGWKREIQGLFDELRAKEKELLSREEELTRAAREQRSQAEQLRRREHLLAQWELEVFERELTLLLQQVDRERPHVRRRRGTFKRSKLRARDGGERISMPLDFKHRITVQASPGLDRRRNVFEVGAGDSPTFPRFRAIQLEPAEPGQAWGRQSPRRLEDSSNGERRACWAWGPSSPKPGEAQNGRRRSRLDEAAWYLDSDDSSSLGSPSTPPMLNGNPPRPRGSPEPEEPRRPGLSERGSGSGTPKLIQRALLRGTALLASLGLGRDLQPPGGPGRERGDTPPTPRVLPSVSPAEPPPSQLLRFSPKTPDAPASPLSPDAPGPPAPAPLLLELGVPVGQRSAKSPRREEERRGSTVSPPPGISRSAPGTPGTPRSPPLGLISRPRPSPLRSRIDPWSFVSAGPRPSPLSSPQPAPRRAPWTLFPDSDPFWDSPPANPFRGGPQDCRAQTKDIGAQAPWAPEAGP